The nucleotide window GGCGCCGTTGTCGTTTGGATCGAGCTAAACCACCTCCCCTAAGCTTCAGCAAAGCAGGCTGCAAGCTTCACGTCAGTCGCAATAACTTTCGTCCCGCCAGCACCTCAAGCCACCTATTACCCGGCCGATACCCGGATGGGGGAGTAGGCGTGCGTCAGCGGCTGGTGCGGATAGGACCGCTTCGAACAGCCTTCCGGTCGTCGCACGCCATCACAACGCGCATCACATCGATGGAGGCCTGCGGGGAGCAGCGCTATCGACGGGCTATCTCTCTTTTTCTGTTGACTGCTGACCGGCGACAACGTCGGTCCCGCCCGATAACCGAGGAGAATCCCATGGGAAACGAAACACCGGAACTTCAGCTTGAAAAGCAGATGGAACTGCAGGCCATCACCGACGCCCTGAATCGCGTCCAGGCGGTGATCGAGTTCGACCTCAAAGGCAACATCCTTCACGCGAACGACAACTTCCTGAGCACCCTGGGCTACAAGCTCGACGAGATCCGCGGCAAGCATCACCGCATCTTCTGCGAACCGGCGTACGCCGCCAGCGCAACCTACAAGAAATTCTGGGACAAGCTCGCCGCCGGCAAGTATGACCAGGGCGAGTACAAGCGACTCGCGCGCGACGGTCGCGAGGTCTGGATCAATGCCTCGTACAACCCGGTTTTCAACGAAGACGGCAAGCCATACAAGGTGATCAAGTTCGCCACCGATATCACGGCCGCTCGCCAGCAAAGTGCCGAGTACCAGGGCAAGGTGAGTGCCATGGACAAAGCTCAGGCTGTCATCGAATTCGATCTCGACGGCCACGTGCTGAACGCCAATGACAACTTCCTTGCCGCGATGGGCTACAGCATCGACGAAATCGAAGGCAAGCATCACCGCATGTTCTGCGAGGACGTCTACACCGCCAGCGCCGACTACCGCGAGTTCTGGGCCAAGCTCAACCGCGGCGAATACGATGCAGGCCGCTACAAGCGCCAGGGCAAGGGCGGCAAGGTGATCTGGATCCAGGCCACCTATAACCCGATCTTCGACGGCAACGGCCGCCTTTACAAAGTAGTGAAATTTGCCACCGACGTCAGCGCGCAGGTTGCGTTGGAAGAAAGCGTCAAGCACCGCGCCGAAGCCGACCAGCGCAAGGTGGAAGCCCTGCTCGCCACCGTGCGCCGCGCAGCGGAAGGCGACCTGACGGGCGACATTGACGTATCCGGCAACGAGCCGATCGATCACCTCGCGGACGGCATTGCACAGATGATGAGCGACCTTCGCGGCGTCATCGGCAAAGTGGTCGAATCGGCCGGCGCCTTTTCCGGCTCATCCCAGGACATTGCCGGCCGCGCCAACACGGTCGCCGGTGGCGCACAGTTGCTTGGCGCCACGGTCGAAGAAATGAATGCTTCCATCGAGGAGCTCACCGCTTCCATCAACTCTATCGCCAACAACTCCCGCAGCGCGGATCAGCTGGCCAAGGACACGCAGCAGGAAGCCGAGCGCGGCGCCAAGGCCATCACCAAGTCGATCGAGTCGATGGAGCTGATCAACAAGTCATCCGAAGACATCAGCGAGATCATCAAGGTGATTGGTGAAATCGCGAGCCAGACCAACCTGCTCGCCTTCAATGCCGCCATCGAAGCGGCACGCGCCGGCGAACATGGCCTGGGCTTTTCCGTGGTGGCCGACGAGGTGCGCAAACTGGCGGAGCGCTCCTCCCAGGCGACCAAGGAGATTTCCAAACTCATCAATGAATCGGTCAAGCGCGTCGCACAGGGCAGTGACATCTCCAAGCAGGCGGGCGAAGCCTTCGAGAAGATCGTCGCCGGGGTCAGCCGCACCACGCAGGCGATCTCCGAGATTTCACTGGGCGCGGACGAGCAACTGGTGGCAGCGCGCGAAGTGAGCACGGCAATCCAGCAGGTGGCGGAAGAGACCGAAAAATCCGCCGGCGCCTGCGACACCATCGCCCGCTCGACTACCACGCTGATGCAGGGCGCGGCCGAACTGAACCAGACCGTTTCACGTTTCATCGTCTGACGGAGGCCTCATGGACATCGACTGCGAGGTCGACCGGAGCACGCAACACGCGCTGTTGCAGCGCGTGTACCGGCACACTGGCATCGCCATGCCCGAGCGCAAGTGGACGCTGCTGCAGGGTCGCCTGCGGCGGCGCCTGCAGGCCCTTTCGCTGGAAAGCTACCAGGACTACCTGGGCGTACTGGAAAACCGCCCCGACGAGCTAAGCCATTTCATCAACCTGGTCACCACCAACGAAACCTCGTTCTTCCGCACGCCCCGTATCTGGGATTACCTGTGGCAGGTGTACCTGCCGCACTGGCATGCCGCGCATCCTGGCGGCACCTTGCAGATATGGTCGGCCGCCGCCTCGACGGGCGAGGAGGCCTATTCGCTGGCCATGTTGTGCGAGGAATATCGCGAGCGTCACCCCGGCTTTCGCTATCGCATCCTTGCCACCGATATCGCGACTGACGTGTTGCAGGTCGGCCAGCGCGGGCGCTATGGCGGTCGCAACGTGGAGGGACTGCGCAAATCGCGTCCGGCCATGCTCGAGAAGTACTTTTGCGCGACCGATGGCGAGGCGGAGGTCCTGCCTGCGCTGCGCAGCAACATCAGTTTTCGCGAGCATCACCTGCACAAGCGCATGGAGGGCGGTGTGCGCGTGGACCTCGCCCTGCTGCGCAACGTACTCATCTATTTCGATGAGGAAGGCCAGCAGGTTGTCCTGGAGAACGTCCGGCGCGCGATGGTCAACGATGGCGTGCTGATCATCGGGGAATCGGAGTCACTGGGACGGTTCAAGACCGGCTTCGAGTTCGAGCAACCCCTGATCTATCGCAACCGGAC belongs to Dyella terrae and includes:
- a CDS encoding methyl-accepting chemotaxis protein, giving the protein MGNETPELQLEKQMELQAITDALNRVQAVIEFDLKGNILHANDNFLSTLGYKLDEIRGKHHRIFCEPAYAASATYKKFWDKLAAGKYDQGEYKRLARDGREVWINASYNPVFNEDGKPYKVIKFATDITAARQQSAEYQGKVSAMDKAQAVIEFDLDGHVLNANDNFLAAMGYSIDEIEGKHHRMFCEDVYTASADYREFWAKLNRGEYDAGRYKRQGKGGKVIWIQATYNPIFDGNGRLYKVVKFATDVSAQVALEESVKHRAEADQRKVEALLATVRRAAEGDLTGDIDVSGNEPIDHLADGIAQMMSDLRGVIGKVVESAGAFSGSSQDIAGRANTVAGGAQLLGATVEEMNASIEELTASINSIANNSRSADQLAKDTQQEAERGAKAITKSIESMELINKSSEDISEIIKVIGEIASQTNLLAFNAAIEAARAGEHGLGFSVVADEVRKLAERSSQATKEISKLINESVKRVAQGSDISKQAGEAFEKIVAGVSRTTQAISEISLGADEQLVAAREVSTAIQQVAEETEKSAGACDTIARSTTTLMQGAAELNQTVSRFIV
- a CDS encoding CheR family methyltransferase, translating into MDIDCEVDRSTQHALLQRVYRHTGIAMPERKWTLLQGRLRRRLQALSLESYQDYLGVLENRPDELSHFINLVTTNETSFFRTPRIWDYLWQVYLPHWHAAHPGGTLQIWSAAASTGEEAYSLAMLCEEYRERHPGFRYRILATDIATDVLQVGQRGRYGGRNVEGLRKSRPAMLEKYFCATDGEAEVLPALRSNISFREHHLHKRMEGGVRVDLALLRNVLIYFDEEGQQVVLENVRRAMVNDGVLIIGESESLGRFKTGFEFEQPLIYRNRTGHARGP